The following proteins are co-located in the Streptomyces sp. NBC_01198 genome:
- a CDS encoding ThuA domain-containing protein: protein MVRTRTPHPRVLIRLFALLAVLLAALTAPAHRAHAAAPAFKVLAFYDGTYDAAHISFVHEANAWFPQQAAANGFSYTATNDWNQLNTANLANYQVVMFLDNYPQTAAQRSAFQTYMNNGGGWMGFHVSAYNDQTPSDWSWYHETFLGTGTFKSNSWGPTSETLRIEDPNHPATAGLPSTITSSVSEWYSWQHDLRQNPDIDILASMDQSTFPIGTDPNQTWYSGYYPIVWTNHNYKMIYNNFGHNAMDYATNTTLSSTFASAQQNQLLLQGLRWLGGQSGPVTPPPGSATGPIHGFGGKCVDVAGASSANGTAVQLYDCNGTNAQAWTVGSGGTLKALGKCLDVASAGTANGTKVQVYDCNGSGSQVWQPGAGGSLVNPQSGKCLDATGNTSANGTKLQIWSCTGSANQSWTLPTA from the coding sequence ATGGTCAGAACCCGTACCCCACATCCCCGCGTCCTGATACGCCTGTTCGCCCTGCTTGCGGTGCTGCTGGCCGCGTTGACCGCTCCCGCGCACCGGGCGCACGCGGCGGCTCCGGCGTTCAAGGTGCTCGCCTTCTACGACGGCACCTACGACGCGGCGCACATCAGCTTCGTGCACGAGGCGAACGCCTGGTTCCCGCAGCAGGCCGCGGCCAACGGCTTCTCGTACACCGCGACCAACGACTGGAACCAGCTCAACACCGCCAACCTGGCGAACTACCAGGTCGTGATGTTCCTCGACAACTACCCGCAGACCGCGGCCCAGCGCAGCGCGTTCCAGACGTACATGAACAACGGCGGCGGCTGGATGGGCTTCCACGTCTCGGCGTACAACGACCAGACGCCCAGTGACTGGTCCTGGTACCACGAGACCTTCCTCGGCACCGGGACCTTCAAGTCCAACAGCTGGGGCCCGACCTCGGAGACGCTGCGGATCGAGGACCCGAACCACCCCGCGACGGCTGGCCTGCCGTCCACCATCACCTCGTCGGTCAGCGAGTGGTACAGCTGGCAGCACGACCTGCGGCAGAATCCGGACATCGACATCCTGGCGTCCATGGACCAGTCCACGTTCCCGATCGGCACGGACCCCAACCAGACCTGGTACAGCGGGTATTACCCGATCGTGTGGACCAACCACAACTACAAGATGATCTACAACAACTTCGGGCACAACGCGATGGACTACGCCACGAACACGACGCTGTCCTCGACCTTCGCCAGCGCACAGCAGAACCAGCTCCTGCTGCAGGGGCTGCGCTGGCTCGGCGGCCAGTCAGGGCCCGTCACCCCGCCCCCCGGCAGCGCGACCGGCCCGATCCACGGCTTCGGCGGGAAGTGCGTCGACGTGGCGGGTGCGAGCAGCGCCAACGGCACGGCGGTGCAGCTGTACGACTGCAACGGGACGAACGCGCAAGCCTGGACCGTCGGTTCAGGCGGCACGCTGAAGGCGCTGGGCAAGTGCCTGGACGTGGCGTCGGCCGGGACCGCGAACGGGACGAAGGTGCAGGTCTACGACTGCAACGGCAGCGGGTCGCAGGTCTGGCAACCCGGCGCCGGCGGCTCGCTGGTGAACCCGCAGTCGGGCAAGTGCCTCGATGCCACCGGCAATACGTCGGCCAACGGCACGAAGCTGCAGATCTGGTCCTGCACCGGTTCCGCCAACCAGTCCTGGACGCTGCCCACCGCCTGA